The Humulus lupulus chromosome 4, drHumLupu1.1, whole genome shotgun sequence genome has a window encoding:
- the LOC133831483 gene encoding signal peptidase complex subunit 1-like: MDWQGQKLAEQLMQILLLASAVVGFGVGYVMGSFQMMVLIYAGGVVLTTLVTIPNWPFFNRHPLKWLDPSESEKHPKPQRQQPVTSKKKSSKK; this comes from the coding sequence ATGGATTGGCAAGGGCAAAAGCTAGCAGAGCAACTGATGCAGATTTTACTATTAGCATCTGCAGTGGTGGGATTTGGAGTGGGTTATGTGATGGGCTCGTTCCAGATGATGGTTCTCATTTATGCTGGTGGTGTGGTTCTCACCACATTGGTCACTATCCCAAATTGGCCCTTTTTCAATCGCCACCCTTTGAAGTGGTTGGACCCAAGCGAAAGTGAAAAGCACCCCAAGCCGCAGCGGCAGCAGCCTGTGACTTCCAAGAAGAAATCCTCGAAGAAATAG